From a region of the Methanolobus tindarius DSM 2278 genome:
- the purB gene encoding adenylosuccinate lyase encodes MAIHPIEYRYGTDEMKFVWSEANRLEKIMKAEAALARAEADIGLIPKEAADIIESSIGSVELERVKEIEDEIHHDMMAVVLAISEKCEENADKWVHFGATSNDMLDTATGLQLKEAVAILDDKIRKLLDVLLTQAENNKNLVCAGRTHGQIGVPTTYGLRFAIWASEVARHIERLEQLKPRLIVGQMTGAVGTQAAFGKDGIEIQKKVMEYLEIGSVDVSNQIIQRDRHAEFVMWMANTVTTLDKIAVEIRSLQRSEIAEVEESFRKKQVGSSTMPHKRNPIKSEQICGLARIVRAMIEPELQNNTLWDERDLTNSSCERVVFPEACVLTDHIIKLAIGVIENLRFYPENIRRNLDLLRGLNMGEAVMIELAMRGVGRQEAHEIVRSSAMESHESGKHFKDVLLANTEVANYLSEEDIINLVDPDKYIGTAVEQVEMVVAKLKR; translated from the coding sequence ATGGCAATTCATCCTATAGAATACCGTTACGGCACAGATGAAATGAAATTCGTCTGGAGCGAGGCTAACCGCCTGGAAAAAATAATGAAAGCTGAGGCTGCTCTTGCCAGGGCTGAAGCAGACATCGGACTTATTCCTAAGGAAGCTGCAGATATTATAGAAAGCAGCATAGGTTCTGTGGAACTTGAAAGGGTAAAAGAGATCGAGGACGAAATCCACCACGATATGATGGCTGTTGTACTTGCCATCTCTGAGAAGTGTGAAGAGAACGCTGATAAGTGGGTTCACTTCGGTGCAACTTCCAATGATATGCTTGATACTGCAACAGGCCTTCAGTTAAAGGAAGCAGTCGCTATTCTGGATGATAAGATTCGCAAGCTTCTGGATGTACTTCTTACACAGGCTGAAAACAACAAGAATCTTGTATGTGCAGGAAGAACACACGGACAGATAGGTGTCCCAACAACATACGGACTCAGGTTTGCAATATGGGCATCCGAGGTTGCAAGACATATCGAACGTCTGGAACAGCTCAAACCACGTCTTATCGTTGGCCAGATGACCGGTGCCGTAGGTACCCAGGCAGCATTCGGTAAGGATGGAATTGAAATCCAGAAAAAAGTCATGGAGTATCTTGAGATTGGTTCAGTTGACGTTTCAAACCAGATCATCCAGAGAGACCGCCACGCAGAATTTGTCATGTGGATGGCAAACACCGTAACAACCCTTGATAAAATTGCAGTTGAGATCCGCTCTCTCCAGAGGAGCGAGATTGCAGAAGTTGAGGAGAGTTTCAGGAAAAAGCAGGTCGGTTCTTCAACAATGCCACACAAGCGCAATCCAATCAAGTCAGAGCAGATTTGCGGTCTTGCAAGAATTGTGCGTGCAATGATTGAGCCTGAACTCCAGAACAACACACTATGGGATGAAAGGGATCTTACAAACTCATCATGTGAAAGAGTTGTTTTCCCTGAAGCATGTGTTCTGACAGACCACATCATCAAACTTGCAATCGGTGTAATCGAGAACCTCAGGTTCTATCCTGAGAACATCCGCCGCAACCTTGACCTTCTCAGAGGTCTGAATATGGGCGAAGCAGTAATGATCGAGCTTGCAATGCGCGGTGTAGGTCGCCAGGAAGCTCACGAGATTGTACGTTCCAGTGCAATGGAATCCCATGAAAGCGGAAAGCACTTTAAGGATGTACTTCTGGCAAACACAGAAGTTGCAAATTATCTGAGTGAAGAAGATATCATTAATCTTGTAGACCCGGACAAGTACATCGGCACTGCCGTTGAACAGGTTGAAATGGTAGTCGCAAAACTGAAGAGATAA